The Salvia miltiorrhiza cultivar Shanhuang (shh) chromosome 1, IMPLAD_Smil_shh, whole genome shotgun sequence genome has a window encoding:
- the LOC131002361 gene encoding protein GAST1-like, with protein sequence MDESNMRMRRPILSFFMLFLLLALEIHASVVLSPAPQPQPPNTFTYGTTPGSLHPEECGGRCRSRCSKTAFKKPCMFFCEKCCAKCLCVPPGTYGNKHLCPCYNNWKTKRGGPKCP encoded by the exons ATGGATGAGAGCAATATGCGCATGCGGCGTCCGATCCTTTCTTTCTTTATGCTGTTTCTTCTTCTTGCACTTGAAATCCAC GCATCAGTTGTTTTGTCGCCTGCTCCTCAGCCTCAACCACCCAACACTTTTACG TACGGTACAACTCCTGGCAGCCTCCATCCTGAAG AATGCGGGGGGCGGTGCAGGAGTCGATGCTCGAAAACAGCGTTCAAGAAGCCATGTATGTTTTTCTGTGAAAAATGCTGTGCGAAATGCCTGTGTGTGCCTCCGGGGACCTATGGGAACAAGCACTTGTGCCCTTGTTACAATAACTGGAAGACTAAGAGAGGTGGACCAAAATGCCCTTGA